From the genome of Candidatus Dormiibacterota bacterium:
CTGCCCATGCCGAGCTGGGACGTCGCCGTGGTGGGGGCGGGGATCGCCGGCGCCGCGGTCGCCTGGGGATGCGCCCGGCGCGGTGCCCGCGTGGTGGTGCTGGAGCGCGCGCCCCAGCCCGGGATGGGCGCATCGG
Proteins encoded in this window:
- a CDS encoding FAD-dependent oxidoreductase, translating into MPSWDVAVVGAGIAGAAVAWGCARRGARVVVLERAPQPGMGAS